One window from the genome of Pelodictyon luteolum DSM 273 encodes:
- a CDS encoding TusE/DsrC/DsvC family sulfur relay protein: MGITINGVTVETDENGYLVNLEDWTEEIAGKLAEGEEIDMKDEHWALVKFLRNYYDEYQIAPAVKVLTKAIAAEQGIDKKEASEFLYGLFPKGPALQACKVAGLPKPTGCV, from the coding sequence ATGGGCATCACCATCAACGGAGTCACCGTAGAAACTGACGAGAACGGCTACCTCGTCAATCTTGAAGATTGGACCGAGGAGATCGCCGGCAAACTCGCCGAAGGCGAAGAGATCGATATGAAAGACGAGCACTGGGCGCTCGTGAAGTTCCTCAGGAACTATTATGACGAGTACCAGATCGCTCCTGCCGTCAAAGTGCTCACCAAGGCCATCGCTGCTGAACAGGGTATCGACAAGAAAGAAGCCAGCGAGTTCCTCTACGGACTCTTCCCGAAAGGACCTGCACTGCAGGCCTGTAAGGTAGCAGGGCTTCCGAAGCCGACCGGCTGCGTGTAA
- the dsrA gene encoding dissimilatory-type sulfite reductase subunit alpha yields the protein MEEAKGAGSCGSHQCGHSGGGCGDKFLNPTPMLDELENGPWPSFVGGFKELAERTKKPMLRGVMDQLEYSYNTKMGYWKGGLVTVDGYGAGVITRYSMIKDKIPEASEFHTMRIQPAPGLHYNTEMLRELCDIWEEYGSGIITLHGQTGDIMLQGIEQDKVQECFDRLNEKGWDLGGAGAGMRTAVSCAGPARCEQACYDNLELHLHALRHFVSQLHRPEWNYKIKFKFSACPNDCTNAIMRSDLAVIGTWKDAIQVEEPAVKEWIEKNGVDALVNQVINLCPTRAISLENGGMKIESRDCVRCMHCLNVMPKALSPGKERGISLLMGGKNTLKVGVNMGSLIIPFMKMETEEDREAFMELVEEIIDWWDDNGLDHERIGESIERVGLKQFLEGVGIDVDINQVARPRDNPYFKAKY from the coding sequence ATGGAAGAAGCGAAAGGTGCGGGTTCATGCGGATCGCATCAGTGCGGACACTCCGGCGGCGGGTGCGGTGACAAGTTCCTGAACCCCACGCCGATGCTTGATGAACTCGAAAACGGCCCCTGGCCGAGTTTCGTCGGCGGCTTCAAGGAGCTTGCGGAGCGGACGAAAAAGCCGATGCTCCGCGGCGTGATGGACCAGCTTGAGTATTCCTACAATACCAAGATGGGATACTGGAAAGGCGGACTGGTGACTGTCGACGGTTACGGAGCCGGCGTCATCACGCGGTACTCGATGATCAAGGACAAGATCCCCGAGGCATCAGAGTTCCACACCATGCGCATTCAGCCCGCTCCGGGGCTTCACTACAACACCGAGATGCTCCGCGAACTCTGCGACATCTGGGAGGAGTACGGTAGCGGCATCATCACCCTGCACGGCCAGACCGGTGACATCATGCTCCAGGGCATCGAGCAGGACAAGGTGCAGGAGTGCTTCGACAGGCTCAACGAAAAAGGCTGGGATCTCGGCGGCGCCGGCGCCGGCATGCGGACCGCAGTATCGTGCGCGGGACCTGCCCGCTGTGAACAGGCCTGTTACGACAACCTCGAGCTCCATCTGCATGCGCTGCGCCACTTTGTAAGCCAGCTGCATCGTCCGGAATGGAACTACAAGATCAAATTCAAGTTCTCGGCCTGTCCGAACGACTGCACCAACGCCATCATGCGCTCCGACCTTGCCGTCATCGGCACCTGGAAGGATGCCATTCAGGTTGAGGAGCCTGCAGTCAAGGAATGGATCGAGAAGAACGGCGTCGACGCACTGGTCAACCAGGTCATCAACCTCTGTCCGACCCGGGCCATTTCGCTTGAGAACGGCGGCATGAAGATCGAGTCCCGCGACTGCGTGCGCTGCATGCACTGCCTGAACGTCATGCCGAAGGCGCTGTCTCCTGGAAAAGAGCGCGGCATTTCGCTGCTCATGGGCGGAAAAAACACCCTCAAGGTCGGCGTGAACATGGGCTCGCTCATCATTCCCTTCATGAAAATGGAGACGGAAGAGGATCGCGAAGCTTTCATGGAGCTGGTCGAGGAGATCATCGACTGGTGGGATGACAACGGGCTCGACCACGAGCGCATCGGTGAAAGCATCGAGCGTGTCGGGCTGAAGCAGTTCCTCGAAGGTGTCGGTATCGACGTCGACATCAACCAGGTTGCCCGTCCCCGCGATAACCCCTATTTCAAGGCGAAATACTAA
- the dsrB gene encoding dissimilatory-type sulfite reductase subunit beta, producing MSSPERTWKTIESGPHTYQEALHPVVRKNYGKWKYHEIPRPGVLKHVAESGDAIYTVRAGTPRQDTVDMVRRLCEIADRFSDGHLRFTVRNNVEFLTPNPDNVEPMIKELESMGFPVGGAGNCVSSVSHTQGWLHCDIPATDASGVVKSMMDTLYHEFKHMEMPNKVRLSTSCCSINCGGQADIAVVVKHTRPPRINHEHLSMVCELPKAVARCPVAAIRPTVVDGKRSLMVDEAKCICCGACFGACPAMEINHPEHSKFAIWVGGKNSNARSKPSTMSIVAHNLPNNPPRWPEVTDAVGRILTAYKAGGRPWERVGEWINRIGWKRFFEETGLTFDEDMIDSYRHARTTFNQSAHVRF from the coding sequence ATGAGCAGTCCTGAAAGAACCTGGAAGACCATAGAGTCAGGCCCCCATACCTACCAGGAGGCCCTTCACCCTGTGGTGAGAAAAAACTACGGCAAGTGGAAGTACCATGAAATCCCCCGTCCCGGCGTGCTCAAGCACGTGGCCGAAAGCGGAGACGCCATCTACACCGTCCGTGCGGGGACCCCGCGCCAGGATACGGTCGATATGGTCCGCAGGCTCTGCGAAATCGCTGACCGGTTCAGTGACGGCCATCTGCGCTTCACGGTCCGTAACAACGTGGAGTTCCTGACCCCGAATCCGGACAATGTAGAGCCGATGATCAAGGAGCTCGAGTCGATGGGCTTCCCTGTCGGCGGAGCGGGCAACTGCGTCTCCTCGGTGTCGCACACCCAGGGATGGCTGCACTGCGACATCCCGGCGACCGACGCCTCCGGCGTTGTGAAGTCGATGATGGACACCCTTTACCACGAGTTCAAGCACATGGAGATGCCAAACAAAGTGCGCCTCTCCACCTCCTGCTGCTCGATCAACTGCGGAGGCCAGGCCGATATCGCAGTTGTCGTCAAACATACCCGTCCGCCGCGCATCAACCATGAGCATCTGTCGATGGTCTGTGAGCTGCCCAAAGCGGTCGCCCGCTGCCCGGTCGCCGCCATCCGTCCGACCGTGGTCGACGGGAAGCGCTCGCTGATGGTCGATGAGGCCAAGTGCATCTGCTGCGGAGCCTGCTTCGGCGCCTGCCCGGCAATGGAAATCAACCACCCCGAGCACTCGAAGTTCGCCATCTGGGTCGGTGGCAAGAACAGCAACGCCCGTTCGAAACCCTCGACGATGAGCATCGTCGCCCACAATCTTCCCAACAATCCGCCCCGCTGGCCCGAGGTCACCGATGCAGTCGGCAGGATCCTCACCGCATACAAGGCAGGCGGCCGCCCCTGGGAGCGCGTCGGCGAATGGATCAACCGCATCGGATGGAAGCGGTTCTTCGAAGAGACGGGCCTCACCTTTGATGAGGACATGATCGACAGCTACCGTCACGCGAGAACCACCTTCAACCAGTCGGCCCATGTCCGCTTTTAG
- a CDS encoding NAD(P)-binding protein yields MQVESNPILDFATNWKFPAYSELTGEDKIVAFGDHSHKCPVYVRQTPPCSAECPAGEDIRGINRLLNGVDPSDDPMKAAWQRAVDTNPFPAVMGRICPHPCQGGCNRQYHDGSVSINAVEQAIGNYGIEKGLQLPAPGPDSGKRVAVVGGGPAGLSAAYQLRRMGHAVTIYDANQKLGGMVLYGIMGYRVDRKVLETEIGRITALGIETKMGVRVGRDITQAELEKEYDAVFLGIGAQVGRSLPVPGFEGSLSATNAIEFLRNYEVMGDDVPVGKKVVVIGDGNVAMDVARLALRLGSEAILVSGVPREEMACFDNEFLDAVREGTTVHYMSGTVEVLRDGEAVRGLRCSKMVKKEKGEEGWNSPIPFLRYKSTGETFDIDADMVVAAIGQGTDFSGLDGVIGSGPWMKVDRHFRIPGRENVFGGGDALKVDLITTAVGHGRKAAESIDAFLKGEPLPEPVRREVTKAQKQDLLYFLPVAPATRVNRELDVVVGNHDELLEALSPEQVKAESERCMSCGLCFDCKQCVSFCPQEAVLRHRDNPSGEKVETDYVKCVGCHLCSLVCPSGYIQMGMGDGL; encoded by the coding sequence ATGCAGGTAGAATCAAATCCAATTCTTGACTTCGCGACGAACTGGAAGTTTCCCGCCTACAGCGAGCTGACAGGTGAGGATAAGATCGTTGCGTTCGGGGATCACAGCCACAAGTGCCCGGTGTATGTGCGTCAGACGCCGCCCTGTTCGGCCGAGTGCCCTGCGGGCGAGGACATCAGGGGCATCAATCGGCTCCTGAACGGTGTTGACCCTTCAGATGATCCGATGAAGGCGGCCTGGCAAAGGGCTGTCGACACCAACCCCTTCCCTGCGGTCATGGGCAGGATCTGCCCGCACCCGTGTCAGGGGGGCTGCAACCGCCAGTACCATGACGGAAGCGTCTCCATCAACGCGGTCGAGCAGGCAATCGGCAACTACGGCATCGAAAAAGGGCTCCAGCTGCCCGCTCCGGGACCTGATTCCGGAAAGCGCGTTGCTGTGGTCGGCGGCGGCCCTGCAGGGCTCTCTGCCGCCTACCAGCTACGCCGCATGGGACACGCAGTCACCATTTACGACGCCAACCAGAAACTCGGCGGCATGGTGCTCTACGGCATCATGGGCTACCGGGTCGACAGGAAGGTTCTTGAAACTGAAATCGGCCGCATCACCGCCCTCGGCATCGAGACGAAGATGGGGGTGAGGGTCGGACGTGACATCACGCAGGCCGAGCTTGAAAAAGAGTATGACGCCGTGTTTCTCGGCATCGGCGCCCAGGTCGGCCGCTCACTTCCCGTTCCGGGATTCGAGGGCAGCCTGTCGGCCACAAACGCTATCGAGTTCCTCCGCAACTACGAGGTGATGGGTGATGACGTGCCGGTAGGAAAGAAGGTGGTCGTCATCGGTGACGGCAACGTGGCCATGGACGTGGCCCGCCTCGCCCTCCGCCTCGGCTCGGAAGCCATCCTTGTCTCGGGCGTTCCCCGCGAGGAGATGGCCTGCTTTGACAACGAGTTTCTCGACGCAGTCCGTGAAGGCACGACGGTCCACTATATGAGCGGTACCGTCGAGGTTCTGCGCGACGGCGAGGCTGTCCGTGGACTCCGCTGCTCGAAGATGGTGAAGAAGGAGAAGGGTGAAGAGGGGTGGAACTCCCCGATCCCGTTCCTCCGCTACAAGAGCACCGGCGAGACCTTCGATATCGATGCCGATATGGTGGTTGCCGCCATCGGCCAGGGAACCGACTTCAGCGGCCTTGACGGCGTGATTGGCTCCGGTCCCTGGATGAAGGTCGACCGCCACTTCCGCATCCCCGGCCGTGAAAACGTGTTCGGCGGTGGAGATGCCCTGAAAGTGGATCTCATCACGACGGCAGTCGGCCACGGCCGCAAAGCCGCCGAGTCTATCGATGCCTTCCTGAAAGGCGAACCGCTTCCCGAGCCGGTGCGCCGCGAGGTGACGAAGGCCCAGAAGCAGGATCTTCTCTACTTCCTGCCGGTAGCTCCCGCCACACGGGTGAACCGCGAGCTGGACGTTGTCGTGGGCAATCATGACGAACTGCTCGAGGCGCTTTCTCCCGAGCAGGTGAAGGCCGAGTCGGAGCGCTGCATGAGCTGCGGTCTCTGTTTCGACTGCAAGCAGTGCGTTTCGTTCTGCCCGCAGGAAGCTGTGCTCCGCCACCGCGACAACCCCTCGGGGGAGAAGGTGGAAACCGACTATGTGAAATGTGTAGGCTGCCACCTCTGCTCGCTGGTCTGCCCCTCCGGGTATATCCAGATGGGCATGGGTGATGGTCTGTAA
- the tusD gene encoding sulfurtransferase complex subunit TusD — protein MNIGILLKEGPYNHQASDTAYKFAEAAIRKGHRIDAVFLYNDGVINATKLGDPPQDDRNIAERWSALATEHGFEVLACIAASKRRGITDELMIKGGSITGLGTLTDIAIRNDRLLTFGD, from the coding sequence GTGAACATAGGAATTCTTCTCAAGGAAGGGCCATACAACCATCAGGCGTCCGACACGGCGTACAAGTTCGCCGAAGCGGCCATCCGGAAAGGCCACAGGATCGACGCCGTCTTCCTGTACAACGACGGTGTCATCAATGCAACCAAACTCGGCGACCCGCCGCAGGACGACCGCAACATCGCCGAGCGCTGGAGCGCTCTTGCGACCGAGCACGGTTTTGAAGTGCTGGCATGCATTGCCGCCTCCAAGAGGCGCGGCATCACTGACGAACTGATGATCAAGGGCGGCTCCATAACGGGGCTCGGCACCCTTACCGACATCGCCATCCGCAACGACAGACTGTTAACCTTCGGAGACTGA
- the tusC gene encoding sulfurtransferase complex subunit TusC — protein sequence MEENIKKIMHVMRRAPHGSIYTYEGLEMILIMAAYEQDLSVAFIGDGVYALKKGQETEGISMKGFAKTFMALDGYDVEKLYVDRTSLEERGLTEEDLLVDVEVLDSAEIGRRMNEQDVVIHH from the coding sequence ATGGAAGAGAACATCAAAAAGATCATGCACGTGATGCGCCGTGCCCCCCACGGTTCGATCTACACCTATGAGGGGCTCGAGATGATCCTCATCATGGCTGCCTATGAACAGGACCTTTCGGTCGCCTTCATCGGCGATGGGGTCTACGCCCTGAAAAAAGGGCAGGAGACAGAGGGCATTTCCATGAAAGGATTCGCGAAAACCTTCATGGCCCTCGATGGCTATGATGTGGAAAAGCTCTATGTCGACCGTACCTCGCTTGAAGAGCGCGGCCTCACCGAAGAGGATCTGCTTGTCGACGTGGAGGTGCTCGACTCGGCCGAAATCGGCCGGAGGATGAACGAACAGGATGTCGTCATCCACCACTGA
- the tusB gene encoding sulfurtransferase complex subunit TusB — protein MLHTINKSPFESPSMQECIRFAAPGDPVLFIENGVYAVQSSGRYASDIAALLTTNPVYALQPDLEARAVGSLVEGVERVGYDGFVDLVEAHRVNSWL, from the coding sequence ATGCTGCACACCATCAACAAATCACCCTTTGAAAGCCCGTCGATGCAGGAGTGCATCCGCTTTGCGGCTCCCGGCGATCCCGTGCTCTTCATCGAGAACGGCGTCTATGCCGTCCAGTCCTCGGGCCGTTATGCATCCGACATCGCAGCCCTCCTGACTACCAACCCGGTCTATGCTCTTCAGCCGGATCTTGAGGCACGCGCCGTCGGATCCCTCGTCGAAGGCGTGGAAAGGGTTGGCTACGACGGGTTCGTGGACCTCGTCGAAGCTCACCGGGTCAACAGCTGGCTCTGA
- a CDS encoding RsbRD N-terminal domain-containing protein — translation MMNNWMQAASRNRSALLDRWISAGLGMFPEHMSQATPAGEALADAMGTVLDNIGGGDDCREGIERLTRIFAVQPLPPSKSLALFGALCDLIQELIPEDAGREACRRRMDEMTLEAFDCFMENRENIYRLKVDEARSQMHMLLRRAVS, via the coding sequence ATGATGAACAACTGGATGCAGGCGGCCTCCCGGAACCGGTCCGCGCTGCTCGACCGCTGGATCAGTGCAGGACTCGGGATGTTCCCTGAACATATGTCTCAGGCAACCCCGGCCGGCGAGGCGCTCGCCGATGCCATGGGGACGGTGCTTGACAATATCGGCGGCGGAGACGACTGCCGGGAGGGGATCGAGCGCCTCACCCGCATCTTTGCCGTCCAGCCTCTCCCCCCGTCGAAGTCCCTCGCCCTCTTCGGTGCACTTTGCGACCTCATACAGGAGCTCATCCCGGAGGATGCCGGGCGCGAGGCATGCCGCCGCCGTATGGACGAGATGACGCTCGAAGCGTTCGACTGTTTCATGGAAAACCGTGAGAACATCTACCGCCTGAAGGTCGATGAGGCGCGCAGCCAGATGCACATGCTGCTGAGGAGGGCCGTTTCATGA
- the dsrM gene encoding sulfate reduction electron transfer complex DsrMKJOP subunit DsrM has protein sequence MKKVFMPLVMVAVLSCIPYIGVAHFGMGYLFGVIIPYLAVLLFVAGFAWRMYDWLSRPVPFCITTTCGQEKSLDWIKHQKLESPATKWQATLRVLMEVFFFRSLFRNTKAELHTGPQLAYASSKWLWMGGLAFHWSLLLIGLRHARFFFIEPPLFVQLIERTDRFFELTLPAFYMTDAIVLAAITYLVARRLRDAKMRIISLQTDFFPLFLIGGIVIFGMSMRYVAKVDVLAIKALMLNLASFSFDAPGAISPLFYIHLFLASVLAAYFPFSKLMHAGAIFLSPTRNLANNSREKRHINPWNKKIKFRTYSEYEDDYRDKMKKAGLPVEKD, from the coding sequence ATGAAAAAAGTGTTCATGCCCCTTGTGATGGTTGCCGTCCTTTCCTGTATCCCATACATCGGGGTGGCCCATTTCGGCATGGGCTACCTGTTCGGCGTCATCATCCCTTATCTTGCAGTCCTGCTTTTTGTGGCGGGATTCGCCTGGAGGATGTACGACTGGCTGAGCCGTCCGGTGCCCTTCTGCATCACCACCACATGCGGCCAGGAGAAATCGCTTGACTGGATAAAGCACCAGAAGCTTGAAAGCCCCGCGACGAAGTGGCAGGCAACCCTGCGCGTGCTGATGGAGGTCTTTTTCTTCCGCTCGCTGTTCCGCAACACGAAAGCCGAGCTCCATACGGGTCCGCAGCTGGCCTACGCTTCGAGCAAATGGCTATGGATGGGAGGGCTTGCCTTCCACTGGTCGCTGCTTCTCATCGGCCTGCGCCACGCACGGTTCTTTTTCATTGAGCCGCCGCTGTTCGTTCAGCTCATTGAGCGTACCGACCGCTTTTTCGAGCTCACGCTGCCGGCATTCTACATGACGGACGCCATCGTGCTTGCGGCCATCACCTACCTTGTCGCCAGACGCCTGCGCGATGCGAAGATGCGGATCATTTCTCTGCAGACTGATTTCTTCCCGCTCTTCCTCATCGGCGGCATCGTCATTTTCGGCATGTCGATGCGCTACGTTGCCAAGGTCGACGTGCTCGCCATCAAGGCGCTGATGCTGAACCTCGCCTCCTTCAGTTTCGATGCGCCCGGCGCAATCAGTCCACTCTTCTACATCCACCTGTTCCTTGCTTCGGTGCTGGCGGCCTACTTCCCCTTCAGCAAGCTGATGCATGCCGGAGCGATCTTCCTCAGCCCTACGCGCAATCTGGCGAACAACAGTCGCGAAAAGCGGCATATCAACCCCTGGAACAAGAAAATCAAGTTCCGTACCTACAGCGAGTACGAGGATGACTACCGGGATAAGATGAAAAAAGCCGGACTTCCGGTCGAAAAGGACTGA
- the dsrK gene encoding sulfate reduction electron transfer complex DsrMKJOP subunit DsrK: MSKYAPKKNQLTREFLEKPTPLKGDFAREEWWDMPVEFRDGNWCHSAKPEVLGEIGFPNPRKWAAPDEDWQLPEGWEKTIHEGLKERLKKFRSLKLYLDACVRCGACADKCHFFLGTGDPKNMPVIRAELLRSVYRNDFPMVEKILKGFSGSRKLTKEVIKEWHMYFYQCTECRRCSVFCPLGIDTAEITMVARELLNLIGVNNNWILAPVANCNRTGNHLGIEPHTFVQNIESLVDDIEDLTGVTVNPTFNRKGAEVLFITPSGDVFGDPGVYTMMGYMMLFEHIGLDYTISTYASEGGNFGLFTTNDMMKKLNAKMYHEAERLKVKWILGGECGHMWRVVHQYMNTMNGPAGFLEQPVSPVTGTKFQNAAATKMVHIAEFTADLIHNNKLKLDPRRNDHLRTTFHDSCNVARGMGMFEEPRYVLNNVCNSFNEMPEDTIRERTFCCGSGSGINAEEFMEMRMRGGFPRANAVRSVKKSHRVNSLVTICAIDRATLPSLMRYWNPGVTVYGLHELVGNALVMQGEKKRTVDLRENPMAGTGEGESDAQ, translated from the coding sequence ATGTCAAAATACGCACCCAAAAAAAACCAGCTCACCCGCGAGTTTCTGGAAAAACCCACCCCCCTGAAAGGCGACTTTGCCCGCGAGGAGTGGTGGGATATGCCGGTAGAGTTCCGCGACGGGAACTGGTGCCACTCCGCCAAGCCGGAAGTGCTCGGTGAGATCGGTTTTCCGAACCCCCGCAAATGGGCGGCTCCCGATGAGGACTGGCAGCTTCCTGAAGGGTGGGAGAAGACCATCCACGAGGGGTTGAAGGAGCGCCTTAAGAAGTTCCGCTCACTGAAGCTCTACCTCGACGCCTGCGTGCGCTGCGGGGCCTGCGCCGACAAGTGCCATTTCTTCCTTGGCACCGGCGACCCGAAGAACATGCCGGTCATCCGTGCCGAGCTGCTCCGCTCCGTCTACCGGAACGACTTCCCGATGGTGGAGAAGATCCTGAAAGGGTTCTCCGGATCGCGGAAGCTGACGAAGGAGGTCATCAAGGAGTGGCACATGTACTTCTACCAGTGCACCGAGTGCCGCCGCTGCTCCGTATTCTGCCCGCTCGGCATTGATACGGCCGAGATTACCATGGTGGCCCGCGAGCTGTTGAATCTGATCGGCGTCAACAACAACTGGATCCTTGCCCCGGTTGCCAACTGCAACCGTACCGGCAACCATCTCGGCATCGAGCCGCACACGTTCGTCCAGAACATCGAATCGCTGGTCGACGACATCGAGGACCTTACCGGCGTGACGGTGAACCCCACCTTCAACCGGAAGGGGGCCGAAGTGCTCTTCATCACCCCGTCAGGCGACGTGTTCGGCGACCCCGGCGTTTATACCATGATGGGTTACATGATGCTCTTCGAGCATATCGGCCTCGACTACACCATCAGCACCTACGCCTCGGAGGGCGGCAACTTCGGCCTCTTCACCACGAACGACATGATGAAGAAGCTGAACGCGAAAATGTACCATGAGGCCGAGCGGCTGAAGGTGAAATGGATCCTCGGCGGCGAGTGCGGCCACATGTGGCGCGTTGTCCACCAGTACATGAATACGATGAACGGCCCTGCCGGCTTCCTTGAGCAGCCGGTCTCTCCGGTCACCGGCACGAAGTTCCAGAACGCGGCCGCCACCAAGATGGTGCATATTGCCGAGTTCACGGCCGACCTGATACACAACAACAAACTGAAGCTGGACCCTCGCCGCAACGACCATCTCCGCACCACCTTCCACGATTCCTGCAACGTGGCTCGCGGCATGGGCATGTTCGAAGAGCCTCGTTACGTACTCAACAACGTCTGCAACTCGTTCAACGAGATGCCGGAAGACACCATCCGCGAGCGGACGTTCTGCTGCGGCTCGGGCAGCGGCATCAATGCCGAAGAGTTCATGGAGATGCGTATGCGCGGCGGATTCCCCCGCGCCAACGCAGTGCGGAGCGTCAAGAAATCGCACCGGGTGAACTCGCTGGTGACCATCTGCGCCATCGACCGTGCGACCCTGCCTTCCCTCATGCGCTACTGGAACCCCGGCGTTACCGTCTACGGTCTGCACGAGCTGGTGGGCAACGCGCTGGTGATGCAGGGCGAGAAAAAGAGAACCGTGGATTTGAGGGAGAATCCGATGGCCGGAACCGGCGAGGGGGAGAGCGATGCTCAATAA
- the dsrJ gene encoding sulfate reduction electron transfer complex DsrMKJOP subunit DsrJ, with amino-acid sequence MLNKNTLIGLVIVAMLAAAAYLATGAEINDAVPAADPGTADSTGCIYPKEYMQTHHMQVLADWKEHAAHEGPDAVMTTPDGRRFQKDLATCLGCHDNNRFFCFSCHNYANVKPNCWNCHISPQDLP; translated from the coding sequence ATGCTCAATAAGAACACACTCATAGGCCTGGTCATCGTGGCCATGCTGGCCGCAGCTGCATACCTTGCCACGGGCGCCGAAATAAATGACGCTGTCCCTGCCGCTGATCCGGGCACAGCGGACAGCACTGGCTGCATCTACCCGAAAGAGTACATGCAGACCCATCACATGCAGGTGCTGGCGGACTGGAAAGAACATGCAGCCCATGAAGGGCCCGATGCCGTTATGACGACGCCCGATGGCCGGCGGTTCCAGAAAGATCTCGCCACCTGCCTTGGTTGCCACGACAACAACCGCTTTTTCTGCTTCAGCTGCCACAACTACGCGAACGTGAAGCCGAACTGCTGGAACTGCCACATATCTCCACAAGATCTACCGTGA
- the dsrO gene encoding sulfate reduction electron transfer complex DsrMKJOP subunit DsrO: MNEERRTFMRKAGLGLIAGLGAASGIIGNPLFERVSASAWASSPKQPGRRWGMLIDTRLCPAGCTACVDACRLTHNVPTFSDPRRRVEWIHKEEGRALLGTACATKQTMPALCNHCAEPSCVRACPTDSIFRRKDGIVAIDYHRCIGCRSCMLACPYGEVSFNWSDPRPAIKEPTPDYPTRQQGVVEKCNFCSDRLKKGLEPSCSSRCPEGAMTFGDLNDPKSAIRRLLQANETMRRKAELGTEPSVFYII; encoded by the coding sequence ATGAACGAAGAGAGAAGGACATTCATGAGGAAAGCGGGCCTCGGCCTCATCGCCGGGCTGGGAGCCGCTTCGGGTATCATCGGCAACCCGCTCTTTGAGCGCGTATCGGCTTCCGCGTGGGCTTCCTCCCCCAAACAGCCGGGCCGGCGCTGGGGCATGCTGATCGACACGCGCCTTTGCCCTGCAGGCTGCACTGCCTGCGTCGACGCATGCCGTCTCACCCACAACGTCCCCACATTCAGCGACCCCCGCCGGAGGGTGGAGTGGATCCATAAGGAAGAGGGGCGCGCGCTCCTCGGTACCGCATGCGCCACGAAGCAGACGATGCCGGCTCTCTGCAACCACTGTGCCGAGCCGAGTTGCGTGCGTGCATGCCCTACGGACTCCATTTTCCGGAGAAAGGACGGCATCGTTGCCATCGACTACCACCGCTGCATCGGTTGCCGTTCATGCATGCTTGCCTGCCCGTACGGGGAGGTCAGCTTCAACTGGAGCGATCCCCGTCCGGCCATCAAGGAACCGACCCCTGACTACCCGACGAGGCAGCAGGGTGTCGTCGAGAAGTGCAACTTCTGCTCCGACCGCCTGAAAAAAGGACTTGAGCCGTCATGCTCCAGCCGGTGTCCGGAAGGGGCGATGACATTTGGTGACCTCAACGACCCGAAATCCGCCATACGCCGGCTGCTTCAGGCAAACGAGACCATGCGGCGCAAGGCAGAGCTCGGCACCGAACCGTCGGTATTCTACATCATTTAA